One Oryza glaberrima chromosome 11, OglaRS2, whole genome shotgun sequence genomic region harbors:
- the LOC127754210 gene encoding uncharacterized protein LOC127754210: protein MDPPSEGRSETSSFDKVIDPTNDQGKAPSITEKKKKKKKKKKKVRYTQEQILYCIGNPEELPERRDTPKLTEALGAELLAKLPPDLVAHLRAMDDAKEEGKARRKALIEELRHEREVIYNIRDKPEDVLKQYYAKGYAEYEVIIDDDDYEDGDQGSRAAAH, encoded by the coding sequence ATGGATCCTCCATCTGAGGGAAGGAGTGAGACGAGTAGCTTTGACAAGGTGATTGATCCCACTAACGACCAAGGTAAGGCACCTTCAATAacggagaaaaagaagaagaagaagaagaagaagaagaaggtccGCTACACTCAAGAGCAGATTCTATACTGCATTGGGAACCCGGAGGAATTGCCCGAGCGCAGGGACACGCCCAAGCTGACCGAGGCCCTGGGCGCGGAGCTCCTGGCCAAGCTACCGCCGGACCTCGTCGCCCACCTGCGCGCCATGGACGACGCCAAGGAGGAGGGCAAGGCGAGGCGCAAGGCGCTCATCGAGGAGCTGCGCCATGAGCGGGAGGTCATCTACAACATCCGCGATAAGCCGGAGGACGTGCTTAAGCAGTACTACGCCAAAGGCTACGCGGAGTACGAGGTTATCATCGACGATGATGACTACGAAGACGGCGACCAAGGCAGTAGAGCTGCAGCTCACTGA